In Aggregatibacter sp. 2125159857, one DNA window encodes the following:
- a CDS encoding nucleobase:cation symporter-2 family protein, with product MEHEQQTAEADLVYCLEDKPPFFNALISAITHLLAIFVPMVTPALIVGGALGLPVHMTAYLVSMAMVASGIGTYIQVHRFGFIGSGMLSIQSVNFSFVSVMIAVGLSMKGNGIDENTMISTLLGVSFVGAFLVCAAAWVLPYLKRVITPTVSGVVVLLIGLSLIDIGITDFGGGFGAKGTEAFGSLQNIGLASLVLVVVLIFNCMRNPFLRMSGIAVGLIAGYIVALTLGMVDFSPLKDVDFFTIPMPFKYGFAFDWSAFWVAAIIYLLSVFEAVGDLTATAMVSGQPYEGEAFRQRLRGGVFADGLVSVIATALGSLPLTTFAQNNGVIQMTGVASRHVGKFIAAILVLFGLFPIVGRAFTTIPSPVLGGAMVLMFGLIAIAGVRIIMTHGINRREAVIAATAVGVGLGVAFEPEVFKMLPEVFRNAIAAGGITAVVLNLILPRDEQDKSIYLTEK from the coding sequence ATGGAACATGAACAACAAACTGCGGAAGCGGATTTGGTCTATTGTTTAGAAGACAAACCGCCTTTTTTTAATGCTTTAATCAGTGCCATTACACATCTATTGGCGATTTTCGTCCCCATGGTCACGCCTGCGCTTATCGTAGGTGGTGCGCTTGGTTTACCGGTCCACATGACGGCTTATTTGGTCTCCATGGCGATGGTTGCGTCCGGTATCGGCACTTATATTCAAGTACATCGTTTCGGTTTTATCGGCTCCGGTATGCTTTCCATTCAATCGGTAAACTTCTCTTTCGTCAGCGTAATGATTGCCGTTGGGCTCAGCATGAAAGGAAATGGCATTGACGAAAACACCATGATTTCCACCTTGCTTGGCGTGTCGTTTGTCGGGGCGTTTCTTGTGTGCGCTGCCGCTTGGGTGCTGCCTTATTTAAAACGTGTCATCACCCCAACCGTCAGTGGTGTGGTCGTGTTATTAATCGGCTTGAGTTTGATTGACATCGGTATCACCGATTTTGGCGGCGGGTTTGGCGCCAAAGGCACGGAGGCGTTTGGCTCGTTACAAAATATCGGTTTAGCTTCCTTAGTCTTGGTTGTTGTGCTCATTTTTAACTGTATGCGCAATCCGTTTTTACGCATGAGTGGCATTGCCGTAGGACTCATTGCAGGCTACATCGTAGCATTAACCTTAGGCATGGTTGATTTTTCACCGTTAAAAGACGTGGACTTTTTCACCATCCCGATGCCCTTTAAATATGGTTTTGCGTTTGATTGGTCAGCCTTTTGGGTTGCGGCCATCATCTATTTATTAAGCGTATTTGAAGCCGTTGGTGATTTAACCGCAACGGCGATGGTTTCCGGTCAGCCTTATGAAGGCGAAGCATTTCGCCAACGTTTACGCGGCGGGGTGTTTGCCGATGGATTAGTGTCTGTGATTGCCACTGCGCTAGGTTCTCTACCGCTGACCACCTTTGCCCAAAATAACGGTGTCATTCAAATGACGGGCGTGGCTTCCCGTCATGTGGGGAAATTTATCGCGGCTATTTTGGTGTTATTTGGTTTATTCCCGATTGTCGGTCGCGCTTTCACCACCATTCCAAGCCCGGTACTTGGCGGCGCTATGGTATTGATGTTCGGATTAATTGCCATTGCCGGTGTACGGATTATCATGACTCATGGCATCAATCGGCGTGAAGCGGTTATTGCTGCAACAGCCGTCGGCGTGGGATTGGGCGTCGCTTTTGAGCCGGAAGTGTTCAAAATGTTGCCGGAAGTTTTCCGAAATGCCATTGCGGCAGGCGGAATTACGGCAGTGGTGTTAAATTTAATTCTGCCACGAGATGAGCAGGATAAAAGCATTTATTTGACGGAAAAATAA
- the dcuC gene encoding anaerobic C4-dicarboxylate transporter DcuC translates to MDLIIGLVAIILVAYYIVKGYSATGVLMFGGLVLLLISVLMGHSILPENVKSTGSAYFDILEYVKYLLSNRSGGLGLMIMILCGFSAYMTHLGANDMVVKIVSMPLKNIRSPYVLMVLAYFLACLMSFAVASATGLGVLLMATLFPVMVNMGISRGAAAAICASPISIILSPTSGDVVLSAEISKQSLSEFAFSTSLPVSIVAICGIGAAHFFWQRYLDRKEKVNAKPIDMSEIRTDVPTFYAILPLLPIIGVILFDGKWFNLPELHIVTVIILCFVITAVIDFIRNFSAKKTFDNLVIAYRGMADAFAGVVMLLVAAGVFAQSLSTIGFITNLINSAQSFGGSGLFMMLVLAVITILATMATGSGNAAFYAFAELIPKLATQMGANPAYLTVPMLQASNLGRGLSPVSGVVVAVSGMARISPFEIVKRMSVPMAVGFICVIIATEFFISGA, encoded by the coding sequence ATGGATTTAATCATTGGCTTAGTGGCGATTATTCTGGTCGCTTACTATATCGTGAAAGGCTATTCCGCGACGGGCGTGCTCATGTTCGGCGGTTTAGTCTTGTTATTGATTTCGGTGTTAATGGGGCATTCCATTTTGCCGGAAAACGTCAAAAGTACCGGCTCAGCCTATTTCGATATTCTTGAATACGTGAAATATTTGCTTTCCAACCGCAGTGGTGGGTTAGGCTTAATGATCATGATCTTATGCGGTTTCTCCGCCTACATGACTCACTTAGGCGCCAACGACATGGTGGTAAAAATCGTTTCCATGCCGTTAAAAAATATTCGCTCCCCTTACGTGCTGATGGTATTGGCGTATTTTCTTGCTTGTTTGATGTCTTTTGCGGTTGCTTCTGCAACAGGCTTGGGTGTGTTATTAATGGCAACTTTATTCCCTGTCATGGTTAATATGGGCATTTCTCGTGGTGCAGCCGCCGCCATTTGTGCATCGCCGATTTCTATTATCTTATCGCCAACCTCAGGAGACGTGGTGTTGTCGGCGGAGATTTCCAAACAATCACTAAGCGAATTCGCCTTTTCCACCAGCTTGCCGGTGTCCATTGTGGCGATTTGTGGCATTGGTGCGGCTCATTTCTTCTGGCAACGTTATTTGGATCGCAAAGAAAAAGTCAATGCAAAACCGATCGATATGTCGGAAATCAGAACCGATGTACCGACCTTTTACGCCATTTTGCCATTATTACCGATCATCGGTGTAATCCTGTTTGACGGTAAATGGTTTAACTTACCTGAATTACACATCGTCACCGTCATTATTCTTTGCTTTGTGATCACCGCAGTCATCGACTTTATCCGTAATTTCAGTGCGAAAAAAACCTTCGACAATTTAGTGATTGCCTATCGTGGCATGGCAGATGCCTTTGCCGGTGTGGTGATGTTATTGGTTGCCGCCGGCGTATTCGCACAAAGTTTAAGCACCATTGGCTTTATCACCAATCTGATTAATTCTGCCCAATCCTTCGGCGGTAGCGGATTATTTATGATGTTGGTTTTAGCAGTGATTACGATTCTAGCCACCATGGCGACCGGTTCGGGCAATGCGGCATTCTATGCCTTCGCCGAATTAATTCCAAAACTTGCTACCCAAATGGGCGCAAATCCTGCCTATTTAACTGTGCCAATGTTACAAGCCTCCAACTTAGGTCGCGGCTTATCCCCGGTATCCGGTGTTGTGGTTGCCGTATCCGGTATGGCAAGAATTTCCCCATTTGAAATTGTCAAACGGATGTCCGTACCAATGGCAGTCGGTTTCATTTGCGTGATTATCGCCACCGAATTTTTTATTTCGGGCGCGTAA